The DNA window tttagcttatccaattcacccatACTACATGTGTTGGGAATGGGAGTAAattgaagcacctggaggaatctatgcaaacacagggagaacatgcaaactccatagaaatgccaactaacccagccgaggctcaaaccagcgaccttcttgcgttGGGGCAACAACGCTACCCGCTATTCCACCATGACACCACAAATGTCAATTTACAAAATAGATAATACATTATATAGAAACATACACTAATAGGATTCTGCTGTGgatgccatcttgtggtcagacacAGAAGCTGTTTCTAAGAGGGtgttccaagaatgcagagaacggacttgcgttcttgtgaattctggtcttgccaggtgtcctcacaACTtgggagaccacgagaacagaacgcgtcctgtgagaaatgaaatACTGCATTCTtcggtcacatgaccttcacacattttaaatggaaaattacttaaacattacagcattcattcaACGAtttgtttttccctttttcaaaatatatactatgcatagaaacattataaatatgtgttgcacaatataaataaaactgattttaatacaaatttcagcaaaaaaaaaaacaccctaatGTGTTTactcctttattaagatgtccatggtaatgtttatattcaacgtttcatttagggaaactgcTGAGGTAAATATATGATATCTCTGAACTCAAGTCCGCTTCGGTGTATCcgcaatatcaagaacacatccgggaagattcatgcgtcctccgttcttgcgaTCTTGAGTATTGGCAGATTATGATGACCTTACAGGAGAACACGAGGAGGCAAGGtagctgaagaacgcatattgagaaatagccagaaattaattaattgttggaactctcacagtgcattatgggtaTATACTTTAGCCTTTGAGTGTACATTGGTTGTATATTCATTATTGGAGTGCATTGATTGATTGTATTTCAAAATGTACCACGGTTTCTGACACCACTACAAATGTCAGCTCCCTCAAATAGTGCACTTTTAAAGGGTATAGGGGgcaatttcggacacagccaatGTTTCTAGTATAATTCTAGTagaccaggggtgaccaaccctgttcatGGAGATCTACCTTACTATagttttcagttgcaacccataccaaacacacctgcctgtaattatcaagtgctgttcaggtccaagttaattgattcaggtgtgtttgttcaaggttggagctgaaatctgcaggaaagtactgtagatctccaggaacaaagTTAAGCACCCCTGTAGTAGATCTTGATTAATAGGTTCAAGTGTGTTTAAGTAGGGTATAAGCTAACATTTGTGGGACATTGTTCCTCACAGAACAGATTGAATGAACTTTCTATCACTTCTGTCTCAACACTGATTTCAACATTAACATAAAGAgatcaatttttttaataatttaatgaagATGTAATTGATGAGGACTAAAGATATTTCATGTTGCATAGTCGACTGTGGATTTTACCCTAGATCTCACTGGGCTAACATCATACAATCTGACAAGTAATTATTGTGAATGACAAGAAGAACTAGCACAGcgggcttaaaaaaaaaaaaaaacattaattatatgGCTTCCTTTCTgtcaaacaaacatgcacacggTGACTTTACACCATTAATTTTCATAAACCATGTGGGTCATATCCTCTTGTTTATTCATCTGAGAAATGGTTGACTTGATGATTAATGTAGTGTAGTGTGAATGCATTGTAGATCATCTAATTAAGTCTATCTCACACCTCCAGAGAACCGCCAAATCGAGACGTCAATTCTCAGAGCCCTCCAAGGGAAATGACAGAACCACATAATGGCAAAACAACTGGCACTTGCTCCTGTGAAATTATCATCACTTTAGCTCTCACCACTTACAAAAGGTCAGACTCCCTCTGTTGAACATTTTATGAAACTATGCCTATCTTCAGAAATGTAGAAGTGTTTTAGTGTGAGCTAccatgtttttgtgttttaaagcAGAGTGTGCAGTCCATTACCAGAGGCGAAAGGCTGTCATTTGATTGCTTGAGTCCTCTTGAGAGTGTCTGGACATGAGAGTGAGAGGCTCTGAGGGCAAGTTTCTGAGCAGTGATCTATGTCAGACATGCAGTGATCCTTGGAGGCTTGCGAGACTAAAAGGGTGTACAAGGGATTCTGCATCACTTACTTTCTCGCATTGGTgagggctgaaaaacagcattaaaTGGTAATTGAATCAATGTAGTTACAACAAGGTCAAAGATGATGTCTAAACATCTAGTTGTAGTTTGCTGATATTCCCCTTTGGCTGTGGCGGGTATGAAGAGCAGGGTATTCCCAAACAGATTTACTCCTCCATTAAATGTGCACTGCATTTGTTTTCATTCAAGGTCAAAAAGATGTATAAGGGAATCTTAAGCCTGGATCACTAATGTCCGTAGCAACATCAAAACAAAGCTGAGAGCCTGGCTATTCTCTTTAGTCCTCGTAAAAGAAAATCCCACCACCAACAAAAGCCTTAGTTCTCAGACAAGAACATCGAATATTGGCTGGAATACCACTCCAGTGCTGCAAAAATCTCCTTAATGTCTGAGTGCTCCTTCTGAATAGTCTGTGCTGATGTGTCTTGCATCTTCAGAGACAGCTGTCAGGGACAGGGCTCTCCGGTGATTGGTTCTCCTTCACCACTACCTCAGAAATAAGTGTCAGGCAGGTGGCAGGATTGCGGGAGGCACAACGAGACAGTAGGTTCTGTCCACTATGCCTGCAGGGGCAAAAGTAACCTCGAAGGTGCATGCGGACCTTACTGTGCAACGAGGCATAAATGAAGGGGTTGTAGCAGGCTGAGCTCATGGCGATCAGATGGCAGCTAACCTGCAGTACATTTACATAGTGTTTGTCCACAATCTGGAAGTCTGAGTCTAGATCCAGTAGGAGATTGAGGACCTGCAATGGGAGCCAACAGAGGGCAAAGGCAAGAACTGAGGCCACCAGTAGGGAGAACGTCTTACGGCGCTGCTTGCTCCAGCGTTGCTGGCTCTGGGAAGGCTCTCCAGGTAATGTGTGTTTACGGAGATGCACACTGATGGCACAGTAGGAGATGCTCACAGATAACAGCGGTATCATGTAGGATGCCAGTAAGAAGAAGCATGAGTAGAGTAGGCGCTGCCGTTCGGCACCCAGCCAAAACTCCTCACACACTACCAGCTCCATCCCACTAGGTCGCAGGTCCACGTAGCGCGTGTGGAGGGAAGGGGGAGCCGCAAGGGCCAGCGAGACTGCCCAGACACCCAGTGCCACTGCGCCACATCCCCACACAGAGATACGTCTCCGCACTGGGTACGCTACCACCACATATCGGTCCATGGCAATGGCGGTGAGGGATAATACAGAGGCGAAGACTGTTGCACCTTGTAC is part of the Danio rerio strain Tuebingen ecotype United States chromosome 15, GRCz12tu, whole genome shotgun sequence genome and encodes:
- the si:dkey-202l22.3 gene encoding 7 transmembrane receptor domain-containing protein isoform X1, which encodes MDPLLEQVLAGFNTTLSTSNRTDPLDKFSGTQLLLRFKPLFIPLYALVVVVAGVGNSFLLACILADKKLHNATNFFIGNLAAGDLLMCLSCVPLTASYAFDAQGWAFGRPMCHLIPLVQGATVFASVLSLTAIAMDRYVVVAYPVRRRISVWGCGAVALGVWAVSLALAAPPSLHTRYVDLRPSGMELVVCEEFWLGAERQRLLYSCFFLLASYMIPLLSVSISYCAISVHLRKHTLPGEPSQSQQRWSKQRRKTFSLLVASVLAFALCWLPLQVLNLLLDLDSDFQIVDKHYVNVLQVSCHLIAMSSACYNPFIYASLHSKVRMHLRGYFCPCRHSGQNLLSRCASRNPATCLTLISEVVVKENQSPESPVPDSCL